The proteins below come from a single Crossiella sp. CA-258035 genomic window:
- a CDS encoding immune inhibitor A domain-containing protein: protein MHRRMTVGLAVVAMLGATAPWVATAAPAADTKTKAVTEVEADHELPNPLEEKRRALRTEAISQVISGETKTEKRGSSTVAKIGAAPQQQEGVARERGAKTAEAPRVDQYVELAREKTDKIFVILTEFGNERHPQYPDQDTHAATPGPARFDGPLHNEIPAPNRGVDNSTIWQPDYSKAHFEKMYFGAGENVESLKTFYERQSSGRYSVDGLVTDWVKVKYNEARYGRSNGYPCPGSTCNNTWELVKDGVNQWVADRKAAGESTEQIKAKLAEYDTWDRYDYDADGDFNESDGYLDHFQIVHSGGDQADGDPTQGEDAIWSHRWYAYNTSSGQTGPGFNKRGGAQVGDTGIWVGDYTIQPENGGLGVFAHEYGHDLGLPDHYDTAGPGGAQENGVNWWSLMGQSRVSPVNEGIGTRAADLSAWDKLQLGWLDYETVVAGQDKQLELGPHEYNTDKAQGVVVVLPDKQKTTQLGAPFAGANQWWSGQGDELDNTFTREIDLTGKTAAALSLKSRYDIEIDFDYIYAQYSTDNGANWTTLDGTLDGKPFPKDAADKPSITGTSDGKWVDTQIPLTPLAGKKALFRFRYLTDGGVAPIGFFADDLKIVADGQTVFTDGAESGENGWKLKGFRTTTGTETKSYDHFYVATNRTYASFDKYMKTGPYNYGWPARPRWSERFPYQDGLLVSYWDTSQVDNNTSAHPGEGLILPIDANPDPIYNLEGQAWRPRIAGYDAPFSLQKSDSFTLHVNGKPSYVRGQPAKPLFDDTKPYWSASQPTAGVKVANAGVGIRVLQQDGTSMKIRVYSTK from the coding sequence GTGCACAGAAGAATGACCGTTGGGCTGGCCGTGGTGGCCATGCTCGGCGCCACCGCGCCCTGGGTCGCCACCGCGGCCCCGGCCGCGGACACGAAGACCAAGGCCGTGACCGAGGTGGAGGCAGACCACGAGCTGCCCAACCCGCTGGAGGAGAAGCGCCGCGCACTGCGCACCGAGGCGATCTCCCAGGTGATCAGCGGCGAGACCAAGACCGAGAAGCGTGGCTCGTCCACCGTCGCCAAGATCGGCGCCGCCCCCCAGCAGCAGGAGGGCGTGGCCCGCGAGCGCGGCGCGAAGACCGCCGAGGCGCCCCGTGTCGACCAGTACGTCGAGCTGGCCAGGGAGAAGACCGACAAGATCTTCGTCATCCTGACCGAGTTCGGCAACGAGCGGCACCCGCAGTACCCGGACCAGGACACCCACGCGGCGACCCCCGGCCCGGCCCGCTTCGACGGCCCGCTGCACAACGAGATCCCCGCCCCCAACCGCGGCGTGGACAACTCGACCATCTGGCAGCCGGACTACTCCAAGGCCCACTTCGAGAAGATGTACTTCGGCGCCGGCGAGAACGTCGAGTCGCTGAAGACCTTCTACGAGCGCCAGTCCTCCGGCCGGTACTCCGTCGACGGCCTGGTCACCGACTGGGTCAAGGTCAAGTACAACGAGGCGCGCTACGGCCGCTCCAACGGCTACCCGTGCCCCGGCAGCACCTGCAACAACACCTGGGAGCTGGTCAAGGACGGCGTCAACCAGTGGGTCGCCGACCGCAAGGCCGCCGGTGAGAGCACCGAGCAGATCAAGGCCAAGCTCGCCGAGTACGACACCTGGGACCGCTACGACTACGACGCCGACGGCGACTTCAACGAGTCCGACGGCTACCTGGACCACTTCCAGATCGTGCACTCCGGCGGCGACCAGGCCGACGGCGACCCGACCCAGGGCGAGGACGCGATCTGGTCCCACCGCTGGTACGCCTACAACACCAGCTCCGGCCAGACCGGCCCCGGCTTCAACAAGCGCGGCGGCGCGCAGGTCGGCGACACCGGCATCTGGGTCGGCGACTACACCATCCAGCCGGAGAACGGCGGGCTCGGCGTGTTCGCGCACGAGTACGGCCACGACCTCGGCCTGCCGGACCACTACGACACCGCCGGACCGGGCGGGGCGCAGGAGAACGGCGTCAACTGGTGGTCGCTGATGGGCCAGAGCCGGGTCTCCCCGGTCAACGAGGGCATCGGCACCCGCGCGGCTGACCTGTCCGCCTGGGACAAGCTGCAGCTGGGCTGGCTGGACTACGAGACCGTGGTGGCGGGCCAGGACAAGCAGCTCGAGCTCGGCCCGCACGAGTACAACACCGACAAGGCGCAGGGCGTCGTGGTGGTGCTGCCGGACAAGCAGAAGACCACCCAGCTGGGCGCGCCCTTCGCCGGCGCCAACCAGTGGTGGAGCGGCCAGGGCGACGAGCTGGACAACACCTTCACCAGGGAGATCGACCTTACCGGCAAGACCGCGGCCGCGCTGAGCCTGAAGTCGCGGTACGACATCGAGATCGACTTCGACTACATCTACGCCCAGTACTCCACCGACAACGGGGCGAACTGGACCACGCTGGACGGCACCCTCGACGGCAAGCCCTTCCCGAAGGACGCCGCTGACAAGCCCTCGATCACCGGCACCAGCGACGGCAAGTGGGTCGACACCCAGATCCCGCTGACCCCGCTGGCCGGCAAGAAGGCGCTGTTCCGCTTCCGCTACCTGACCGACGGCGGCGTGGCCCCGATCGGCTTCTTCGCCGACGACCTCAAGATCGTCGCCGACGGCCAGACGGTGTTCACCGACGGCGCGGAGAGCGGCGAGAACGGGTGGAAGCTCAAGGGCTTCCGCACCACCACCGGCACGGAGACCAAGTCCTACGACCACTTCTACGTGGCCACCAACCGGACCTACGCCTCCTTCGACAAGTACATGAAGACCGGCCCGTACAACTACGGCTGGCCCGCGCGCCCGCGCTGGTCGGAGCGGTTCCCGTACCAGGACGGGCTGCTGGTCTCCTACTGGGACACCTCGCAGGTGGACAACAACACCAGCGCGCACCCCGGTGAGGGCCTGATCCTGCCGATCGACGCCAACCCCGACCCGATCTACAACCTCGAGGGTCAGGCCTGGCGTCCGCGCATCGCGGGCTACGACGCGCCGTTCTCGCTGCAGAAGTCGGACTCCTTCACGCTGCACGTCAACGGCAAGCCGAGCTACGTGCGCGGCCAGCCGGCCAAGCCGCTGTTCGACGACACCAAGCCCTACTGGTCGGCCAGCCAGCCGACCGCCGGTGTCAAGGTGGCCAACGCCGGCGTCGGCATCCGGGTGCTCCAGCAGGACGGCACCTCGATGAAGATCCGCGTGTACAGCACCAAGTGA
- a CDS encoding MFS transporter, with amino-acid sequence MTVMTDRAGVRQWLGLAVLVLPALLVAMDLSILLFAVPFLSAELQPTGGQLLWIMDVYGFLLAGLLVTMGTLGDRIGRRKLLVAGGLLFGLASVLAANATSPELLIAARALLGVGGATLAPSTLALIRVMFQDATQRSTAISVWTAAFAGGAVLGPVLGGLLLENFHWGTAFLVNVPAMLLLVVLAPVLLPESRDPRPGRFDLFSALLSLLAMLPVIYGVKRLATDGLGWEPLAAIVAGLAFGLWFIGRQQRPDPMLELSLFRTPGFAVAILAATLTLFAIGGITLFTAQYLQTVLGYRPFVAALWGLPVFLGMAVGTGLGPALARRFRPGLVIATGLLVGAAGLLLLTAAGVDRSGLTWVVTGMTVMAVGLGLVTALANDLVLAAAPPERAGAASALSETGTELGGALGMAILGSVGIGLVYRTEVTAALPPGLPAEAAAAAKDTPAGALAVAAELPGPASSALTEAAKLAFVSGMHVTVVVAAGVLVLAAVLAAALVRVNRP; translated from the coding sequence ATGACCGTAATGACCGACCGCGCGGGGGTGCGGCAGTGGCTGGGCCTGGCGGTGCTGGTGCTGCCGGCCCTGCTGGTGGCGATGGACCTGTCGATCCTGCTGTTCGCGGTGCCGTTCCTCTCCGCCGAACTTCAGCCAACCGGGGGACAACTGCTGTGGATCATGGACGTGTACGGGTTCCTGCTGGCCGGGCTGCTGGTCACGATGGGCACCCTGGGTGACCGGATCGGGCGGCGGAAGCTGCTGGTGGCCGGTGGCCTGCTCTTCGGCCTGGCCTCGGTGCTGGCCGCCAACGCCACCAGCCCGGAACTGCTGATCGCGGCGCGGGCGCTGCTCGGCGTCGGCGGCGCCACGCTGGCCCCGTCCACGCTGGCGCTGATCCGCGTGATGTTCCAGGACGCCACCCAGCGGTCCACCGCGATCTCGGTGTGGACCGCCGCCTTCGCCGGGGGAGCGGTGCTCGGGCCGGTGCTCGGCGGACTGCTGCTGGAGAACTTCCACTGGGGCACCGCGTTCCTGGTCAACGTGCCCGCGATGCTGCTGCTGGTGGTGCTCGCCCCAGTCCTGCTGCCCGAGTCCCGCGATCCGCGGCCCGGCCGGTTCGACCTGTTCAGCGCGCTGCTCTCACTGCTGGCCATGCTGCCGGTGATCTACGGCGTGAAGCGGCTCGCCACCGACGGCCTCGGCTGGGAACCCCTGGCCGCGATCGTGGCCGGACTGGCCTTCGGGCTGTGGTTCATCGGCCGCCAGCAGCGCCCGGACCCGATGCTGGAGCTGAGCCTGTTCCGCACCCCCGGCTTCGCGGTGGCCATCCTCGCCGCCACCCTGACCCTGTTCGCCATCGGCGGCATCACCCTGTTCACCGCCCAGTACCTGCAAACCGTGCTCGGCTACCGGCCGTTCGTGGCCGCGCTCTGGGGCCTGCCGGTCTTCCTCGGCATGGCTGTCGGCACCGGCCTCGGCCCGGCGCTGGCCCGGCGGTTCCGGCCCGGCCTGGTGATCGCGACCGGACTGCTGGTCGGCGCGGCCGGACTGCTGCTGCTCACCGCCGCGGGCGTGGACCGGAGCGGGCTGACCTGGGTGGTCACCGGGATGACCGTGATGGCCGTGGGCCTGGGCCTGGTCACCGCGCTGGCCAACGACCTGGTGCTGGCCGCGGCCCCGCCCGAGCGCGCCGGCGCGGCCTCCGCGCTGTCGGAGACCGGCACCGAGCTCGGCGGCGCGCTGGGCATGGCGATCCTGGGCAGCGTCGGGATCGGGCTGGTCTACCGCACCGAGGTCACCGCCGCGCTGCCCCCCGGCCTGCCCGCCGAGGCGGCCGCGGCCGCCAAGGACACCCCGGCGGGCGCGCTGGCGGTGGCCGCTGAGCTGCCCGGACCGGCCTCCTCCGCGCTGACCGAGGCGGCCAAGCTGGCCTTCGTCAGCGGCATGCACGTCACCGTGGTGGTCGCGGCCGGGGTGCTGGTCCTGGCCGCCGTGCTCGCCGCCGCCCTCGTCCGGGTGAACCGTCCGTAG
- a CDS encoding TetR/AcrR family transcriptional regulator, which produces MGHREDLLAGAKRCLLERGYARTTARDIVAASGTNLASIGYHFGSKEALLTQAMIEALTEATEAVSQAMPIDHAAPARDRLETTWHQVSVSTKDAPAMWRASLEAFLVGAHQAEVLEVLRELHAFQRRELTAELLGVPAEQVDQEQAGTLGALLLAMATGLSMQTMVDPERAPTAKDMAAGLRQLAEVLEAD; this is translated from the coding sequence GTGGGACACCGTGAAGATCTGTTGGCCGGGGCCAAGCGCTGCCTGCTGGAGCGCGGGTACGCGCGCACCACGGCGCGGGACATCGTCGCCGCCTCCGGGACCAACCTCGCCAGCATCGGCTACCACTTCGGGTCCAAGGAGGCGCTGCTGACCCAGGCCATGATCGAGGCGCTCACCGAGGCCACCGAGGCGGTTAGTCAGGCCATGCCGATCGACCACGCCGCCCCGGCGCGGGACCGCCTGGAGACGACCTGGCACCAGGTCTCGGTCTCCACCAAGGACGCGCCCGCGATGTGGCGGGCCAGTCTGGAGGCGTTCCTGGTCGGCGCTCACCAGGCCGAGGTGCTGGAGGTGCTGCGCGAGCTGCACGCCTTCCAGCGCCGGGAGCTGACCGCGGAGCTGCTGGGCGTGCCTGCCGAGCAGGTCGATCAGGAGCAGGCGGGCACGCTGGGCGCGCTGCTGCTGGCCATGGCCACCGGGCTGTCCATGCAGACCATGGTCGACCCGGAGCGCGCGCCCACCGCCAAGGACATGGCGGCCGGACTGCGGCAGCTGGCCGAGGTGCTGGAGGCCGACTAG
- a CDS encoding ABC transporter permease, protein MRRPWRLGLAVALVFAFLYLPIGWLALASFNDSARVSRITGFSTRWYAALAADERVLSALGLTLRLALASAAVCVLLGTLAAFGLRKAFRGRAVWTVLLSLPLVVPEVVMGVSLLAFCVKLAGIPLGFGALLAAHVAFSLSFVVVVVRARLAGMDPRLEEAAADLGADPFTAFRTVTWPLVAPAVAAGAAFAFLLSFDDVVISSYLGDAGSTTLPVFVYGQASKRGISPEIVALSTAMVALSAVLLLAGVAAASYRARKAGGRITLV, encoded by the coding sequence GTGAGACGCCCCTGGCGGCTGGGCCTGGCCGTGGCGCTGGTCTTCGCCTTCCTGTACCTGCCGATCGGCTGGCTGGCGCTGGCCTCGTTCAACGACTCCGCGCGGGTCAGCCGGATCACCGGGTTCAGCACCCGTTGGTACGCCGCGCTGGCGGCGGACGAGCGGGTGCTCAGCGCGCTCGGCCTGACCCTGCGGCTGGCGCTGGCCAGCGCGGCGGTGTGCGTGCTGCTGGGCACACTGGCCGCCTTCGGGCTGCGCAAGGCATTCCGGGGCCGCGCGGTGTGGACGGTGCTGCTCAGCCTGCCGCTGGTGGTGCCGGAGGTGGTGATGGGCGTGAGCCTGCTGGCCTTCTGCGTGAAGCTGGCCGGGATCCCGCTCGGCTTCGGCGCGCTGCTGGCCGCGCACGTGGCCTTCTCGCTCAGCTTCGTGGTCGTGGTGGTCCGGGCCCGGCTGGCCGGGATGGACCCGCGGCTGGAGGAGGCCGCCGCGGACCTGGGCGCGGACCCGTTCACCGCCTTCCGCACGGTGACCTGGCCGCTGGTCGCCCCCGCGGTGGCGGCGGGCGCGGCCTTCGCCTTCCTGTTGTCCTTCGACGACGTGGTGATCTCCAGCTACCTCGGCGACGCCGGTTCCACCACGCTGCCGGTCTTCGTCTACGGCCAGGCCAGCAAGCGCGGCATCTCCCCGGAGATCGTGGCCCTGTCCACCGCGATGGTCGCGCTGAGCGCGGTGCTGCTCCTGGCGGGCGTGGCCGCCGCGTCCTACCGGGCGCGCAAGGCGGGCGGCCGGATCACCCTGGTCTAG
- a CDS encoding ABC transporter permease, with product MTGQLKRHALLTPAGLWLAIFLLAPLALVVQYSFATRDTGVTHVVLPWTSQAYRSALDPAFLPIFGRTLLYALATTAVCLLLGFPLAWFIARHGGRWRTALLAAVLVPFWSSYLARIYAWKALLDEDGLVNQALGLFGLGVDGGFLRTDGAVVLGLSYGFLPFMVLPLYVACERFDHRLAEASYDLGHGRVSTFLHVVLPGVAPGVLAGSLLVLVPAAGDFVTPKLLGGVDQSTFGSVIDDQFRSGNNWPLGSAMAVLLLVLVVLVLVLRGRRGEDVL from the coding sequence TTGACCGGGCAGCTCAAACGGCACGCCCTGCTCACCCCGGCCGGGCTGTGGCTGGCCATCTTCCTGCTCGCCCCGCTGGCCCTGGTGGTGCAGTACAGCTTCGCCACCCGGGACACCGGCGTCACGCACGTGGTGCTGCCCTGGACCAGCCAGGCCTACCGCAGCGCGCTGGATCCGGCCTTCCTGCCCATCTTCGGCCGCACCCTGCTCTACGCGCTGGCCACCACCGCGGTCTGCCTGCTGCTGGGCTTCCCGCTGGCCTGGTTCATCGCCCGGCACGGCGGCCGCTGGCGGACCGCGCTGCTGGCCGCGGTGCTGGTGCCGTTCTGGTCCTCCTACCTGGCCCGGATCTACGCCTGGAAGGCGCTGCTGGACGAGGACGGCCTGGTCAACCAGGCGCTCGGCCTGTTCGGGCTGGGCGTCGACGGCGGCTTCCTGCGCACCGACGGCGCGGTCGTGCTCGGCCTGAGCTACGGGTTCCTGCCGTTCATGGTGCTGCCGCTCTACGTGGCCTGCGAGCGCTTCGACCACCGGCTGGCCGAGGCCTCCTACGACCTCGGGCACGGCCGGGTGTCCACCTTCCTGCACGTGGTGCTGCCCGGCGTGGCCCCCGGCGTGCTGGCCGGTTCGCTGCTGGTGCTGGTGCCCGCGGCCGGTGACTTCGTGACCCCGAAACTGCTCGGCGGGGTGGACCAGTCCACCTTCGGCAGCGTGATCGACGACCAGTTCCGCAGCGGCAACAACTGGCCGCTCGGCTCGGCGATGGCGGTGCTGCTGCTGGTGCTGGTCGTGCTGGTGCTCGTGCTGCGCGGCCGCCGAGGGGAGGACGTGCTGTGA
- a CDS encoding spermidine/putrescine ABC transporter substrate-binding protein — MTEQVRIARLWDTSGPRVSRRSMLRSMAFFAVAAQGLGACGIGPAPTPSGPETTKVKASNAKDEKQLNFYNWTDYIAPDTLTGFEADSGIKVTYDNFSSNDEMEAKIASGGAGYDLVVPSDNFLRRFRRAGLLQPLDHGLIPNLRNLDKRFTEADYDPGNRYSAPWAWGTTGLAYSKKTLGTFSGFSAFDHPAVKGRSSILDEARDGMSLGLLALGHDPNTTDPAKIEEAVRYLLGLKKKIGQITSDVIEPLTSGQVVLAQVYSGDAFQARDDNEDVAYAIPTEGGLSYVDLLCVPKNAPHAVNAHRFIDYILRADVGAKLANAVRYGSPNTAAKPMIDKELLEDPLVYPSEEALAKLPFTKDLDREVEARYADAWTKVKTG; from the coding sequence ATGACCGAGCAGGTGCGGATCGCCCGGCTGTGGGACACCAGCGGCCCCCGGGTCAGCCGCCGGAGCATGCTGCGCTCGATGGCCTTCTTCGCCGTGGCCGCGCAGGGCCTGGGCGCCTGCGGCATCGGCCCCGCGCCGACGCCGAGCGGTCCCGAGACCACGAAGGTCAAGGCCAGCAACGCCAAGGACGAGAAGCAGCTCAACTTCTACAACTGGACCGACTACATCGCGCCGGACACCCTCACCGGGTTCGAGGCCGACTCCGGCATCAAGGTCACCTACGACAACTTCAGCTCCAACGACGAGATGGAAGCCAAGATCGCCTCCGGCGGCGCGGGCTACGACCTGGTGGTGCCCAGCGACAACTTCCTGCGCCGGTTCCGCCGCGCCGGGCTGCTCCAGCCCTTGGACCACGGCCTGATCCCGAACCTGCGCAACCTGGACAAGCGGTTCACCGAGGCCGACTACGACCCGGGCAACCGCTACTCCGCGCCCTGGGCCTGGGGCACCACCGGCCTGGCCTACTCCAAGAAGACGCTGGGCACCTTCTCCGGCTTCAGCGCCTTCGACCACCCCGCGGTCAAGGGCCGCAGCTCGATCCTGGACGAGGCCCGCGACGGCATGTCGCTGGGCTTACTGGCGCTGGGGCACGACCCGAACACCACCGACCCGGCCAAGATCGAGGAGGCGGTGCGCTACCTGCTCGGGCTGAAGAAGAAGATCGGCCAGATCACCTCCGACGTGATCGAGCCGCTCACCTCCGGCCAGGTGGTGCTGGCCCAGGTCTACTCGGGCGACGCCTTCCAGGCCCGCGACGACAACGAGGACGTGGCCTACGCCATCCCCACCGAGGGCGGACTGTCCTATGTGGACCTGTTGTGCGTGCCCAAGAACGCCCCGCACGCGGTGAACGCGCACCGGTTCATCGACTACATCCTGCGCGCCGACGTGGGCGCGAAGCTGGCCAACGCGGTCCGCTACGGCAGCCCGAACACCGCGGCCAAGCCGATGATCGACAAGGAGCTGCTGGAGGACCCGCTGGTCTACCCCTCGGAGGAGGCGCTGGCCAAGCTGCCCTTCACCAAGGACCTGGACCGGGAGGTCGAGGCCCGCTACGCGGACGCGTGGACCAAGGTGAAGACGGGTTGA